A DNA window from Patagioenas fasciata isolate bPatFas1 chromosome 1, bPatFas1.hap1, whole genome shotgun sequence contains the following coding sequences:
- the ABHD10 gene encoding palmitoyl-protein thioesterase ABHD10, mitochondrial isoform X1 — protein sequence MAGAWSSWARAGGCRGVSAMAVLLSPLRVALGLPVCRLKSSVSFLTRPDRPNLAYHKLKGRNPGVIFLPGFNSNMNGQKAMALEDFCNSLGHAFIRFDYTGCGSSDGKFEECTIGKWRKDVLSVLDELAEGPQILVGSSMGGWLMLHAAIARPDKVAALVGVAAAADHLVTTFQKLPIEVQKEIEEKGEWKFPTKYNEEGYYSLRYDFIKEAENHCVLNSPIPVTCPIRLIHGMKDDDVPWQISMQVADRVLSKDVDVILRKTGQHRMSEKEDTKLLVNTVDDLIDKLATLA from the exons ATGGCGGGTGCGTGGAGCAGCTGGGCGCGGGCTGGTGGCTGCCGTGGCGTCTCGGCTATGGCGGTGTTGCTGTCGCCGCTGCGGGTGGCCCTGGGGCTCCCGG TTTGCAGGCTGAAATCGTCAGTCAGCTTTCTTACTCGACCAGATCGACCAAATCTTGCATATCATAAACTAAAAGGCAGGAATCCAGGGGTTATTTTCCTTCCAGGCTTTAATTCAAATATGAATGGTCAGAAAGCAATGGCCCTTGAAGATTTCTGCAACTCTCTAGGTCACGCCTTTATCAG ATTTGATTATACAGGATGTGGAAGTTCAGATGGTAAATTTGAGGAGTGCACAATTGGGAAGTGGAGAAAAGATGTTCTCTCTGTGCTGGATGAACTTGCTGAAGGACCAcag atTCTGGTGGGTTCCAGCATGGGTGGATGGCTGATGCTTCATGCTGCAATAGCACGCCCAGATAAAGTAGCTGCCCTAGTTGGAGTAGCTGCAGCAGCAGATCATCTTGTAACAACTTTTCAGAAGCTTCCCATTGAG GTAcaaaaagaaatagaagaaaaaggtGAATGGAAGTTTCCAACAAAGTATAACGAGGAAGGATATTACTCCTTGAGATATGACTTTATCAAAGAAGCAGAAAATCACTGTGTGCTCAATAGTCCTATTCCTGTAACGTGTCCCATACGACTCATTCATGGCATGAAGGACGATGATGTCCCTTGGCAGATCTCTATGCAAGTTGCTGATCGTGTTTTGAGCAAAGATGTGGATGTGATCCTCCGCAAAACCGGCCAACATCGAATGAGTGAGAAGGAGGACACAAAACTCCTTGTGAATACCGTTGATGATTTAATTGACAAGCTGGCAACACTTGCATAA
- the ABHD10 gene encoding palmitoyl-protein thioesterase ABHD10, mitochondrial isoform X3 translates to MRGGGHGGCVEQLGAGWWLPWRLGYGGVAVAAAGGPGAPGFDYTGCGSSDGKFEECTIGKWRKDVLSVLDELAEGPQILVGSSMGGWLMLHAAIARPDKVAALVGVAAAADHLVTTFQKLPIEVQKEIEEKGEWKFPTKYNEEGYYSLRYDFIKEAENHCVLNSPIPVTCPIRLIHGMKDDDVPWQISMQVADRVLSKDVDVILRKTGQHRMSEKEDTKLLVNTVDDLIDKLATLA, encoded by the exons ATGCGCGGCGGCGGCCATGGCGGGTGCGTGGAGCAGCTGGGCGCGGGCTGGTGGCTGCCGTGGCGTCTCGGCTATGGCGGTGTTGCTGTCGCCGCTGCGGGTGGCCCTGGGGCTCCCGG ATTTGATTATACAGGATGTGGAAGTTCAGATGGTAAATTTGAGGAGTGCACAATTGGGAAGTGGAGAAAAGATGTTCTCTCTGTGCTGGATGAACTTGCTGAAGGACCAcag atTCTGGTGGGTTCCAGCATGGGTGGATGGCTGATGCTTCATGCTGCAATAGCACGCCCAGATAAAGTAGCTGCCCTAGTTGGAGTAGCTGCAGCAGCAGATCATCTTGTAACAACTTTTCAGAAGCTTCCCATTGAG GTAcaaaaagaaatagaagaaaaaggtGAATGGAAGTTTCCAACAAAGTATAACGAGGAAGGATATTACTCCTTGAGATATGACTTTATCAAAGAAGCAGAAAATCACTGTGTGCTCAATAGTCCTATTCCTGTAACGTGTCCCATACGACTCATTCATGGCATGAAGGACGATGATGTCCCTTGGCAGATCTCTATGCAAGTTGCTGATCGTGTTTTGAGCAAAGATGTGGATGTGATCCTCCGCAAAACCGGCCAACATCGAATGAGTGAGAAGGAGGACACAAAACTCCTTGTGAATACCGTTGATGATTTAATTGACAAGCTGGCAACACTTGCATAA
- the ABHD10 gene encoding palmitoyl-protein thioesterase ABHD10, mitochondrial isoform X2 → MAVCRLKSSVSFLTRPDRPNLAYHKLKGRNPGVIFLPGFNSNMNGQKAMALEDFCNSLGHAFIRFDYTGCGSSDGKFEECTIGKWRKDVLSVLDELAEGPQILVGSSMGGWLMLHAAIARPDKVAALVGVAAAADHLVTTFQKLPIEVQKEIEEKGEWKFPTKYNEEGYYSLRYDFIKEAENHCVLNSPIPVTCPIRLIHGMKDDDVPWQISMQVADRVLSKDVDVILRKTGQHRMSEKEDTKLLVNTVDDLIDKLATLA, encoded by the exons ATGGCGG TTTGCAGGCTGAAATCGTCAGTCAGCTTTCTTACTCGACCAGATCGACCAAATCTTGCATATCATAAACTAAAAGGCAGGAATCCAGGGGTTATTTTCCTTCCAGGCTTTAATTCAAATATGAATGGTCAGAAAGCAATGGCCCTTGAAGATTTCTGCAACTCTCTAGGTCACGCCTTTATCAG ATTTGATTATACAGGATGTGGAAGTTCAGATGGTAAATTTGAGGAGTGCACAATTGGGAAGTGGAGAAAAGATGTTCTCTCTGTGCTGGATGAACTTGCTGAAGGACCAcag atTCTGGTGGGTTCCAGCATGGGTGGATGGCTGATGCTTCATGCTGCAATAGCACGCCCAGATAAAGTAGCTGCCCTAGTTGGAGTAGCTGCAGCAGCAGATCATCTTGTAACAACTTTTCAGAAGCTTCCCATTGAG GTAcaaaaagaaatagaagaaaaaggtGAATGGAAGTTTCCAACAAAGTATAACGAGGAAGGATATTACTCCTTGAGATATGACTTTATCAAAGAAGCAGAAAATCACTGTGTGCTCAATAGTCCTATTCCTGTAACGTGTCCCATACGACTCATTCATGGCATGAAGGACGATGATGTCCCTTGGCAGATCTCTATGCAAGTTGCTGATCGTGTTTTGAGCAAAGATGTGGATGTGATCCTCCGCAAAACCGGCCAACATCGAATGAGTGAGAAGGAGGACACAAAACTCCTTGTGAATACCGTTGATGATTTAATTGACAAGCTGGCAACACTTGCATAA
- the TAGLN3 gene encoding transgelin-3: MANRGPSYGLSREVQEKIEQKYDPELESRLVNWIIVQCGEQIEHPPPGRQHFQTWLMDGTLLCKLINSLHPKGNEPIAKISESKMAFKQMEQISQFLKAAEIYGVRTTDIFQTVDLWEGKDMAAVQRTLMALGSLAVTKDDGCYKGDPSWFHRKAQQNRRGFSEEQLRQGQNVIGLQMGSNKGASQSGMTGYGMPRQII, encoded by the exons ATGGCTAACAGAGGACCAAGCTATGGCTTAAGCCGAGAAGTTCAGGAAAAGATTGAACAGAAATATGATCCGGAATTAGAGTCTAGGCTGGTGAACTGGATTATTGTACAGTGTGGAGAACAGATAGAGCACCCTCCTCCTGGAAGGCAACATTTTCAGACCTGGTTGATGGATGGAACA CTGTTATGCAAGTTAATAAACAGTTTACATCCAAAGGGAAATGAGCCCATTGCAAAGATCTCTGAATCAAAAATGGCTTTCAAGCAGATGGAACAAATTTCTCAGTTCTTAAAAGCTGCTGAAATCTACGGAGTAAGAACAACAGATATTTTCCAGACAGTGGATTTATGGGAAG GGAAGGACATGGCAGCAGTGCAGAGAACCTTAATGGCTCTAGGCAGTTTGGCAGTCACCAAGGATGACGGCTGCTACAAGGGGGATCCATCCTGGTTTCACAG GAAAGCACAGCAGAATCGACGAGGATTTTCAGAAGAGCAGCTCCGTCAGGGACAGAACGTAATAGGCCTTCAGATGGGCAGCAACAAAGGAGCATCACAGTCGGGTATGACAGGCTATGGGATGCCAAGACAGATTATCTAA